The Dethiosulfovibrio peptidovorans DSM 11002 genome has a window encoding:
- a CDS encoding ABC transporter permease — translation MKNRWIQEHRDGLIVLGSFVASVLFGGVIIALYGANPMEAYGEMINGALGDSDAMLGTLAKWVPLLLATFAISAAFNGGMWNIGAEGQLYVGAFSATWIGLTFPALPGAVLMPLALMAGLGGAAFWAWIPAKLNLDHGLNIVVLTIMLNSLGTLATQALTVGPYAGHQVAAGATDKIPEAMRFAKLTDFSNLNTGIFIALVAVILVTIAMLFTIRGYDWKMCRLNGRFAKYGGIDVRKVKMSAMLLSGALAGLAGTLLVMGEQYRFRTAISPGYTWTGMILAMMVAYHPVGGILASAVYAVMESGALQMELMTDVPVEVVQIVMCLGVLFVTAGFAVANRMASRLRED, via the coding sequence GTGAAAAACAGATGGATTCAGGAACACAGGGACGGCCTGATCGTACTGGGCTCCTTCGTAGCCAGCGTGTTGTTCGGAGGGGTGATAATAGCTCTCTACGGGGCTAACCCCATGGAGGCCTACGGAGAGATGATAAACGGCGCCCTGGGCGACTCGGACGCCATGTTGGGCACTCTGGCCAAATGGGTGCCCCTGCTATTGGCCACCTTCGCCATATCCGCGGCCTTCAACGGCGGAATGTGGAACATAGGAGCGGAAGGGCAACTCTACGTAGGCGCCTTCTCCGCCACGTGGATCGGCCTGACCTTCCCCGCACTGCCGGGTGCGGTTCTGATGCCGTTGGCCCTTATGGCCGGACTCGGGGGAGCCGCCTTCTGGGCCTGGATCCCGGCCAAGCTCAACCTGGACCACGGGCTCAACATAGTGGTACTGACCATAATGCTTAACTCCCTGGGCACCCTTGCGACCCAGGCCCTTACAGTCGGACCCTACGCTGGTCATCAGGTGGCGGCGGGAGCCACCGACAAGATCCCCGAGGCCATGCGCTTCGCCAAACTGACCGACTTCAGCAACCTCAACACCGGAATATTCATAGCTTTGGTAGCCGTGATATTGGTGACTATCGCCATGCTGTTCACCATCAGGGGCTACGATTGGAAGATGTGCCGCCTGAACGGTCGTTTCGCTAAATACGGAGGAATCGACGTCAGAAAGGTCAAGATGTCCGCCATGCTCCTGTCCGGAGCCCTGGCGGGACTTGCCGGAACCCTTCTGGTGATGGGCGAGCAGTACCGTTTTCGGACCGCCATATCGCCGGGTTACACCTGGACGGGAATGATACTCGCCATGATGGTGGCCTATCATCCTGTGGGGGGGATACTGGCCTCGGCGGTCTACGCTGTGATGGAGTCCGGAGCCCTCCAGATGGAGCTCATGACCGACGTCCCGGTGGAGGTCGTCCAGATAGTCATGTGTCTGGGAGTGCTGTTCGTCACAGCAGGATTCGCCGTGGCCAATCGAATGGCCAGCAGGCTCAGGGAGGACTGA
- a CDS encoding ABC transporter permease, which yields MTEFFQAAVRMGTPLLLMALGGTWTLQTGILNIGQEGGLILASFFAVLGNHLFGSWIVGIVFAVAVALVYNMIFAFFSVSLRSNIWVIGMALNIMGSALSILFLKSFFGVKGSFRSPNMVRIPDVELSFLPSWLDGFSLIVWVAVAVLAVVAYMDSRTVLGMRLKAAGENEEALDAAGVPVWRLRYGVLVVNSVMVGLAGAFLSTSYLLSFVRGMSADRGWMAVAAVIFGDGHLGWTVFAVIIFGVAQAGGFQLQAMGVPSHLALMLPYVLVIIALVTRGIGKGRSS from the coding sequence ATGACGGAATTCTTTCAGGCGGCGGTTCGCATGGGAACCCCCCTTCTCCTTATGGCCCTCGGCGGAACCTGGACCCTCCAGACCGGTATACTCAATATAGGCCAGGAGGGAGGTCTCATACTGGCGTCTTTCTTCGCGGTGCTGGGAAACCACCTCTTCGGAAGCTGGATCGTGGGGATAGTTTTCGCCGTAGCGGTGGCACTCGTCTACAACATGATCTTCGCCTTTTTCTCCGTTAGCCTGCGCTCCAACATATGGGTCATAGGAATGGCCCTCAACATAATGGGATCGGCCCTGTCGATCCTCTTCCTGAAAAGCTTCTTCGGCGTTAAGGGAAGTTTCAGAAGTCCGAACATGGTCAGAATACCGGATGTGGAGCTCTCCTTCCTGCCTAGCTGGCTGGACGGGTTTTCACTGATCGTCTGGGTGGCGGTTGCCGTATTGGCGGTAGTTGCCTATATGGATTCCAGGACTGTCCTGGGAATGAGGCTCAAGGCAGCCGGAGAGAATGAGGAGGCCCTCGACGCCGCCGGAGTTCCTGTATGGCGTCTACGTTACGGCGTGCTGGTGGTTAACTCGGTTATGGTGGGATTGGCCGGCGCCTTCCTTTCCACGTCCTATCTGCTCTCCTTCGTCCGGGGAATGAGCGCCGACAGAGGCTGGATGGCCGTGGCGGCGGTGATCTTCGGAGACGGACATCTGGGCTGGACGGTCTTCGCCGTTATAATCTTCGGGGTGGCCCAGGCAGGGGGATTCCAGCTCCAGGCCATGGGAGTGCCGAGCCATCTGGCTCTCATGCTGCCCTACGTTCTGGTCATAATAGCACTGGTGACCCGGGGGATCGGAAAAGGCCGATCTTCCTGA
- a CDS encoding BMP family lipoprotein: MRKVTVLLLCLSMLLGLAGASLAADKLSVALIIEGQLGDASFYDSASRGFDKAKAELGIVGKVIECNYDPANYVPYMATAAKKFDLVLSVGFGMMDAIAEVAPKFPETDFAQFDTTGDIAHVTFIDFKQSEGSFLAGALAAMMTTREGDPRVNPEATIGVVCGEDIPVMYSFIAGYEQGAKTVNPDIKILRGFVGRWDDPAGGKEMTLNQHKNGADVVYQVAGGTGEGIIAAAKEGGFYAIGVDSPQEHLAPEAVLTSMLKRLDVVVYDLIKAKQEGTFQRGTILRYGLKEGGVGLSWSDSALKLVPADVKARLDELTEEVASGEIEVAETTK; encoded by the coding sequence ATGCGTAAAGTGACGGTACTACTGCTATGCCTCTCCATGTTGCTCGGTCTCGCCGGGGCTTCCCTGGCGGCGGACAAACTCTCCGTTGCCCTCATAATAGAGGGTCAGCTGGGAGACGCCTCCTTCTACGACAGCGCCAGCCGCGGTTTCGACAAGGCCAAGGCGGAGCTGGGCATAGTGGGCAAGGTCATAGAGTGCAACTACGACCCGGCCAACTACGTGCCCTATATGGCGACCGCCGCCAAGAAATTCGATCTGGTTCTGTCTGTCGGATTCGGGATGATGGACGCCATTGCCGAAGTGGCCCCCAAGTTCCCCGAGACCGACTTCGCCCAGTTCGACACCACAGGCGACATAGCCCACGTAACCTTCATCGACTTCAAACAGAGCGAGGGCAGCTTCCTGGCCGGAGCTCTTGCTGCCATGATGACCACCAGAGAGGGCGACCCCAGGGTCAACCCCGAGGCCACCATAGGAGTCGTCTGTGGCGAGGATATACCGGTCATGTACAGCTTCATCGCCGGATACGAGCAGGGCGCCAAGACGGTAAACCCGGACATAAAGATCCTCAGGGGCTTCGTCGGCCGTTGGGACGACCCTGCCGGTGGCAAGGAGATGACCCTGAACCAGCATAAAAACGGCGCCGACGTCGTCTACCAGGTCGCCGGAGGCACGGGCGAGGGCATCATAGCCGCCGCCAAGGAGGGCGGATTCTACGCCATCGGTGTGGACTCCCCTCAGGAACATCTGGCCCCCGAGGCGGTACTGACCTCCATGCTCAAGAGGCTGGACGTGGTGGTCTACGACCTCATCAAGGCCAAGCAGGAGGGAACCTTCCAGAGAGGAACGATCCTCCGCTACGGACTGAAAGAGGGCGGAGTGGGCCTTTCCTGGTCCGACAGCGCCCTTAAACTCGTTCCCGCCGACGTGAAGGCCCGTCTGGACGAGCTGACCGAGGAGGTCGCATCGGGAGAGATAGAGGTCGCCGAGACCACGAAGTAG
- a CDS encoding methyl-accepting chemotaxis protein: protein MSGQAESKGLSVGVQVVVVVGVIIAVLLAVVVGVASVRAGRMLERTIDDGGLGFVESLQTGVAQEIESLRISNRSYVNIVVQRLAGKRVFDNQETIPIGDRQVPKIFIMDEGLQQITGDEMLVQEWQNAMGSQFSVLQVVDEGLVRVATTLKDSDGNILWGKFYDKASPLYKATVENKGDYEDIVEIDGIPHLACYKAVTDADGDVRMVVFSGTSLQTVEWRVAYSSLGEGSYGIIFDTDGKVVVHPKVERGASMAESCPPLWSACESAGLFDTTDPVSVEYDFNGRLSRGYVQKIEGTDWYAMMVVNADLAMAPIGAMKRGLLLWTLPLALVGLALLAFAVMKLVSPLKEVVTVADRIAQGDLSMEIRGDSSNRNEIKKVMAAFGRILEEYRTLVQKVEDMNRRIAEGSKAMNEISRDVHESLTSVDEASKAVAEMVDSIAASAEETNAGVEEVSSGVASSTQVVTELSEQASVVSENAEEGRRSVEAVTDGTGKAGEVSGRVEEAVAELGKSVEGISGFVNTIATIADQTNLLALNAAIEAARAGDAGRGFAVVAEEVRKLAEESNEAASNIRKVIEEVQKDMSVAAKDTREAGTVMGDLLERSRQAAAKISEVTGGVASMAEGIQSIAAASEEQAASTQEIARAIDTIASMLNGGRDSAKDTERAAKEMASRMENLQMIREDQHNQLVELRELTSIYRLKPSDGTPPAIEG, encoded by the coding sequence GTGAGTGGACAGGCAGAGAGCAAGGGGTTGTCCGTAGGTGTTCAGGTAGTGGTGGTGGTCGGTGTCATTATAGCCGTCCTGCTTGCGGTGGTAGTAGGAGTGGCGTCCGTCAGGGCCGGAAGGATGTTGGAGAGGACCATCGACGATGGAGGTCTGGGCTTCGTCGAAAGCCTCCAGACCGGAGTGGCCCAGGAGATAGAGAGCCTGAGGATCAGTAACCGATCCTACGTCAACATAGTGGTCCAGAGACTGGCCGGCAAGAGAGTCTTCGACAATCAGGAAACTATCCCTATCGGCGATCGTCAGGTTCCTAAGATCTTCATCATGGACGAAGGACTACAGCAGATAACCGGAGACGAGATGTTGGTCCAGGAATGGCAGAACGCCATGGGAAGCCAGTTTTCCGTCCTGCAGGTAGTGGACGAAGGCCTGGTCCGCGTCGCCACTACCCTCAAGGACTCCGATGGCAACATCCTATGGGGAAAATTCTACGATAAGGCCTCTCCTCTGTACAAAGCCACAGTGGAGAACAAAGGAGATTACGAGGACATCGTGGAGATAGACGGGATACCTCATCTGGCCTGCTACAAGGCGGTGACCGACGCCGACGGCGACGTCAGGATGGTAGTCTTCTCCGGAACCTCCCTTCAGACCGTCGAATGGCGCGTGGCCTACTCCAGCCTCGGAGAGGGCAGCTACGGAATAATCTTCGATACGGACGGCAAAGTAGTAGTCCATCCCAAGGTGGAGAGGGGAGCCTCCATGGCGGAGAGCTGTCCTCCCCTCTGGAGCGCCTGTGAATCGGCGGGGCTATTCGACACGACGGACCCCGTGAGTGTCGAATACGACTTCAACGGTCGTCTATCCAGGGGATACGTGCAGAAAATAGAGGGAACCGACTGGTACGCCATGATGGTGGTCAACGCCGACCTTGCCATGGCTCCGATCGGAGCCATGAAGAGGGGGCTCCTGCTCTGGACCCTTCCTCTGGCTTTGGTCGGTCTTGCCCTTCTGGCCTTCGCCGTCATGAAGCTGGTGTCTCCCCTCAAGGAGGTCGTCACCGTGGCGGACCGCATAGCCCAGGGAGACCTTTCCATGGAGATAAGGGGAGACTCGTCCAACCGCAACGAGATAAAGAAAGTGATGGCCGCTTTCGGCCGCATCCTTGAGGAATACCGGACCCTTGTGCAGAAGGTAGAGGACATGAACCGCCGGATAGCCGAGGGATCCAAGGCCATGAACGAAATATCCCGAGACGTCCACGAATCGCTGACCTCGGTGGACGAAGCCTCCAAAGCCGTCGCCGAGATGGTGGACTCCATAGCGGCCTCCGCCGAGGAGACCAACGCCGGAGTGGAGGAAGTATCCTCCGGAGTGGCCAGCTCCACCCAGGTGGTTACCGAGCTGAGCGAACAGGCCAGCGTGGTATCGGAGAACGCCGAGGAGGGACGCAGGTCGGTCGAGGCGGTGACGGACGGAACCGGCAAGGCCGGAGAGGTCAGCGGTCGAGTAGAGGAAGCCGTGGCGGAGCTTGGCAAATCGGTCGAGGGAATAAGCGGCTTCGTCAACACTATAGCCACCATAGCGGACCAGACCAACCTATTGGCTCTGAACGCCGCCATAGAGGCGGCCAGGGCCGGAGACGCCGGTCGAGGCTTCGCGGTTGTGGCGGAGGAAGTCAGGAAACTGGCGGAGGAAAGCAACGAAGCCGCCTCGAACATCCGCAAGGTCATAGAGGAAGTCCAGAAGGACATGTCCGTAGCTGCGAAGGACACCAGGGAAGCCGGAACAGTAATGGGCGATCTGCTGGAGCGTTCCAGACAGGCGGCGGCCAAGATATCGGAGGTGACGGGAGGAGTCGCCTCCATGGCGGAGGGAATCCAGTCCATAGCGGCCGCCTCTGAGGAACAGGCCGCCAGCACCCAGGAGATAGCCCGGGCCATAGACACTATAGCCTCGATGCTCAACGGAGGCCGTGACTCCGCCAAGGACACCGAGAGGGCCGCCAAGGAGATGGCCTCTCGCATGGAAAACCTTCAGATGATAAGAGAGGACCAGCATAACCAGCTCGTCGAGCTGCGGGAGCTGACCTCCATATATCGCCTGAAGCCCTCGGACGGAACCCCTCCGGCGATAGAGGGATAG
- a CDS encoding type II toxin-antitoxin system RelB/DinJ family antitoxin, which produces MGKVLVQAKIDDGIKNEAVEIFQTLGIDTASAIRMFFHSVVNEGGLPFDLKVKDPFYSPANMERLRKSIASLEAGKGSSHELAGTEDDKDLV; this is translated from the coding sequence ATGGGTAAGGTTCTCGTTCAGGCAAAAATAGACGACGGAATTAAAAACGAAGCGGTAGAGATATTCCAGACGTTGGGAATCGACACGGCAAGCGCTATAAGGATGTTTTTCCATAGCGTCGTCAACGAGGGAGGATTACCTTTCGACTTGAAGGTGAAAGACCCCTTTTACTCTCCTGCTAATATGGAGCGTTTGAGGAAGTCTATCGCATCGTTGGAGGCAGGGAAGGGCTCTTCCCACGAATTGGCGGGTACGGAAGATGATAAAGACCTGGTCTGA
- a CDS encoding type II toxin-antitoxin system YoeB family toxin has protein sequence MNRFDRIVYRINGGAIEIAQCRSHYGSKDSAINWSPDKNAS, from the coding sequence ATAAATCGTTTCGACAGAATCGTCTACAGGATAAACGGTGGTGCTATAGAGATAGCACAGTGCAGATCCCATTACGGTTCTAAGGATAGCGCTATAAACTGGAGTCCCGATAAAAACGCAAGTTAG
- a CDS encoding DnaJ C-terminal domain-containing protein, translated as MSVQYKDYYEILGVSRNAQESEIKRAYRKLAKKYHPDVNKSAEGEKRYKEINEAYEVLRDPKKRKLYDELGPNWQNGQDFAPPGGGYGSYGPGGGRVHMDFGGDMGGFSDFFKTIFGNMGGMGMDGMSMEDDMFFGGGAPSRGQDQSVTLEIPLSDAAKAPIKRKMTLQGPRGRRTLEVNLPRGIADGSKLTLKGQGGQSGGGPRGDLHITVKLIEDPRFEVRGHDLTTTVKVTPWDAALGMDALAVSTLDGPVKIKLPPGTQSGRRLRLKGKGLPLRGSGNGDLYVKIEIVIPEKLTDRERELFEALREESTFAPK; from the coding sequence ATGTCGGTACAATACAAGGACTACTACGAGATTCTGGGCGTTTCCAGAAACGCTCAGGAATCGGAGATAAAGCGAGCATACAGGAAGCTGGCCAAGAAGTATCACCCCGACGTGAACAAGAGCGCCGAGGGAGAGAAGAGATATAAAGAGATCAACGAGGCCTACGAGGTGCTTCGGGATCCCAAGAAGAGAAAGCTGTACGACGAGCTTGGCCCCAACTGGCAGAACGGCCAGGATTTCGCCCCTCCCGGCGGGGGATACGGAAGCTACGGCCCCGGGGGCGGAAGGGTTCACATGGATTTCGGCGGGGATATGGGGGGCTTCAGCGATTTCTTCAAGACCATCTTCGGCAACATGGGCGGGATGGGAATGGACGGTATGTCCATGGAAGACGATATGTTTTTCGGAGGAGGAGCCCCATCCAGAGGACAGGATCAGTCAGTGACCCTGGAGATTCCCCTTTCCGACGCGGCAAAAGCTCCCATAAAGAGGAAGATGACCTTGCAGGGGCCGAGAGGACGAAGGACATTGGAGGTGAATCTTCCGAGAGGAATCGCCGACGGCAGCAAGTTGACCCTTAAAGGCCAGGGGGGACAGTCCGGAGGGGGCCCCAGAGGGGATCTGCATATCACGGTCAAGTTGATCGAGGATCCCAGGTTCGAGGTAAGAGGACACGATCTGACGACTACGGTCAAGGTAACCCCCTGGGACGCAGCCTTGGGGATGGACGCTCTAGCCGTTTCCACCCTGGACGGACCGGTGAAGATAAAGCTGCCTCCGGGAACCCAGTCCGGCAGGAGACTAAGACTTAAGGGAAAGGGACTTCCCCTCAGGGGCAGCGGAAACGGAGATCTTTACGTGAAGATCGAGATCGTGATTCCGGAGAAGCTGACAGATCGAGAGAGAGAGCTTTTCGAGGCTCTTCGAGAAGAATCGACCTTCGCTCCCAAATAA
- a CDS encoding ABC transporter ATP-binding protein: MNSTTLLEVNDLHVEVEGREVLKGVSLKIGEGEVHAVFGPNGSGKTTLLGSVMGLGKYRVTKGTILFGGTDITGMSVDERARLGVGMSFQRPPTINGVKLRSLLEICDGGDSAEIEALSEKLNVTPFLDREVNAGLSGGELKRVELLQLLLQKPELVFLDEPESGVDLENMALIGRASASVLGRERPMSACDGCPGISCRVDISLKEMKELRYKAGLIITHTGHIMDYVNVDKGHVMMDGRIVCSGNAGDILAEIRRSGYSECFRCLVKEGVRS, translated from the coding sequence ATGAATTCGACGACACTGTTGGAGGTCAACGACCTTCACGTGGAGGTCGAGGGCCGGGAGGTCCTGAAGGGCGTGTCCCTGAAGATCGGCGAGGGCGAAGTCCACGCCGTCTTCGGACCGAACGGTTCTGGCAAGACGACCCTTCTAGGAAGCGTCATGGGGCTCGGTAAATACCGTGTCACTAAAGGGACGATTCTGTTCGGAGGAACCGACATCACCGGTATGTCCGTGGACGAAAGGGCCCGCCTCGGCGTGGGGATGTCGTTCCAGAGGCCTCCGACCATAAACGGCGTAAAGCTCAGATCGCTGCTCGAGATATGCGACGGAGGCGACTCCGCCGAGATAGAGGCCCTTTCGGAAAAACTGAACGTAACTCCTTTTCTGGACCGAGAGGTCAACGCCGGACTGTCCGGCGGCGAGCTCAAGAGGGTGGAGTTGCTTCAGTTGCTACTTCAGAAGCCCGAGCTGGTATTTCTGGACGAGCCCGAGTCCGGCGTTGACCTGGAGAATATGGCCCTCATAGGGCGGGCCTCCGCGTCGGTGCTTGGAAGGGAGAGGCCCATGTCCGCCTGCGACGGCTGTCCCGGAATATCCTGTAGGGTGGACATCTCCCTGAAGGAGATGAAAGAGCTTCGCTACAAGGCGGGGCTTATCATAACCCACACGGGCCACATAATGGACTATGTCAACGTGGACAAAGGCCACGTCATGATGGACGGACGGATAGTCTGCTCCGGAAACGCCGGGGATATCCTGGCGGAGATCCGTCGAAGCGGATACTCCGAGTGCTTCCGCTGTCTCGTAAAGGAAGGGGTGCGGAGCTGA
- a CDS encoding SufB/SufD family protein encodes MDIDRKAYGHRAPERPELSRLADLPEEDKATLVRSGIDPDAQVSGSFMLTDSSTVHCDCSDPNVEVLPMQTAMDLHDGLKEYSWKLMEKESDQVDGGYFIRSRPGATVTYPLQTCLYLAEDRSAQDVHNIVIAEEGSTLNILSGCASAPGVRSGLHVGISEIYVKKGATLSFTMVHNWAEEMAVRPKTKIMVEEGGTFISNYICLKPAKDLVMYPTATLNGQGAVATFNSVFLSTPGSTIDSGSRVILKAPDTRAEVVSRAVSMGGKIYARGHLVGEVPGVKAHLECDGLILSDSGLIHAIPELEARCNDLEMSHEAAVGKIAQEEIEYLMARGVSEEDARSLIIKGFLSLDIMGLPDELKRDMEETIQKAGSEGAM; translated from the coding sequence ATGGACATAGATAGAAAGGCCTACGGACACAGGGCTCCCGAGAGGCCCGAGCTGTCCAGACTGGCAGACCTTCCCGAGGAGGACAAAGCCACACTGGTCCGAAGCGGAATAGACCCGGACGCCCAGGTCTCCGGCAGCTTCATGCTGACCGACAGCTCCACCGTTCACTGCGACTGCTCCGATCCCAACGTCGAGGTGCTTCCTATGCAGACCGCCATGGATCTTCACGACGGTCTGAAGGAATACAGCTGGAAGCTCATGGAAAAGGAATCGGACCAGGTCGACGGAGGCTATTTCATAAGGTCCAGGCCGGGAGCCACCGTCACATATCCGCTCCAAACCTGTCTCTACCTGGCGGAGGATCGATCCGCCCAGGACGTCCACAACATAGTGATAGCCGAGGAGGGATCCACCCTCAACATACTGAGCGGCTGCGCCTCCGCTCCGGGGGTGCGGTCCGGTCTACACGTGGGGATATCGGAGATCTACGTCAAAAAGGGAGCGACCCTGTCGTTCACCATGGTCCACAACTGGGCGGAGGAAATGGCGGTCCGTCCCAAGACCAAGATAATGGTGGAGGAAGGGGGTACCTTCATCTCCAACTACATATGCCTGAAGCCGGCCAAGGACCTGGTAATGTACCCTACCGCTACCCTTAACGGCCAGGGGGCCGTGGCCACCTTCAACAGTGTCTTTCTGTCCACTCCGGGATCCACCATAGACTCGGGGTCTCGGGTGATATTGAAGGCCCCCGACACCAGGGCCGAGGTCGTCTCCAGAGCCGTCTCCATGGGGGGAAAGATATACGCCAGGGGGCATCTGGTGGGAGAGGTGCCGGGGGTGAAGGCCCATCTGGAGTGCGACGGCCTCATCCTCTCCGATAGCGGACTTATCCACGCCATTCCCGAGCTTGAGGCCCGCTGCAACGACCTGGAGATGTCCCACGAGGCGGCGGTGGGAAAGATAGCCCAGGAGGAGATAGAGTATCTCATGGCCCGGGGGGTCTCTGAGGAGGACGCTCGGTCGCTCATAATAAAGGGATTCCTGTCGCTGGACATAATGGGCTTGCCCGACGAGCTCAAGAGAGACATGGAGGAAACCATCCAGAAGGCCGGATCGGAAGGAGCCATGTAA
- a CDS encoding heavy-metal-associated domain-containing protein encodes MTSHLLKVPDMSCAHCEARITAILEEMKIPSFSVNLSEKTVTVETDDLKRVIDALDDGGYEAEEI; translated from the coding sequence ATGACGAGTCATTTGCTCAAGGTACCGGATATGTCCTGCGCCCACTGCGAGGCCAGGATAACCGCCATACTGGAAGAAATGAAAATTCCCAGTTTCTCGGTAAACCTGTCGGAAAAGACCGTCACGGTCGAGACAGACGACCTTAAAAGGGTGATAGATGCCCTCGACGACGGCGGCTACGAGGCCGAGGAGATCTAG
- a CDS encoding DUF5665 domain-containing protein, translated as MKYGRFLWVSFLGGIARGVGFALGLTVVAAALLWGLVGFLNTVVDWNLPFVGKYVAQFLQVVNDQMHLLQNGVR; from the coding sequence ATGAAATACGGACGGTTTCTATGGGTCTCGTTTCTCGGAGGGATCGCCAGAGGCGTAGGCTTCGCCCTGGGCCTGACCGTGGTGGCGGCGGCCCTTCTTTGGGGACTGGTCGGGTTTCTCAATACAGTGGTGGACTGGAACCTGCCCTTCGTCGGTAAATACGTGGCCCAGTTTCTGCAGGTGGTAAACGATCAGATGCATCTGCTTCAAAACGGCGTCAGATAG